Genomic DNA from Candidatus Lokiarchaeota archaeon:
ACCCCTTGTAATCATGAAGTGGGCTCCATATTGTGCGGTATTGGCCGCTCCTTTGAACACAATGGTAAGGGCAAGAAACCTCGTTAGCGAGGGTCCTCTCGGCATTTCCTGCACAATCAAGCTTGGCATTCTGTTAGCTTGTAGAGCTGATGCTCTATCACCGATGTCCGCGATATATTTGTACATTTGATTTCATAAGCGTTTGCCTACTATTCTATGGTCATAAAACTTTATAAGAAAGGCTAGATGGTTTTATCTCAAGACGGCCTGGAGGAAGCAAGAAGAATGGATAGTCATATTAATGTGGCTCTGGTCGGAATCGGAAACTGTGCATCTGCCCTTATTCAAGGCCTAGAGTATTACAAAGATGCTGGTTTCGATGAAGAACTAATTGGACTCCCTCATTCAGACTTTGGGGGATATCATGTTTCAGATATCGAAATTGTTGCAGCTTTCGATGTGACAGAAAACAAAGTTGGAAAAAATCTGGCCGAGGCCATCCTTGCAGAACCGAACAACGTTATGCAATTCGCTGATGTAGAAGAACTCAACGTTAAGGTTCACATGGGAAAGCCTCTAGACGGTGTAGATGAGAATCTGAAGAAGCTTGTGTCACTATCTGATGAGAAAGAATCTGATGTGGTTCAAGTGCTGAAGGACTCAGGAGCGGAAATCGTCATCAATCTACTGCCGGGTTCCGCTAAGAAAGCAACCGAGTTCTATGCTCAAGCATCTCTTGATGCTGGCTGTGCCTTCATTAATGGAACGCCAATTCCCATAGCTTCCGATGAGGAATGGAGCAAGAAGTTTGAATCAGAGAAGATTCCGCTTGTTGGTGATGACATTCAGGATCAACTCGGTTCTACTATCCTACACAGAAACATACTACAGCTGCTTGTAGCTCGGGGGGTCAAAGTAGATGAAAGCTACCAACTGGATGTTGGGGGCGGAGCAGAATCACTAGATTCACATTATCGGGGGAGGCTCAGAAAGCGTAAAGTAAAGAGTTCGGCAGTAGGTCAAGATCTCCCATATGATGCCCCACTAGTAGCAGGATCAAGCGATTACGTTCCATTTATGGATAACAGCAGAGATTCATACTTTTACATTCATGGTAGACAATTCGGTGGTGCACCCATCAAGGTTGACATCCGAATGGAAGTAACCGATGGTCCTAACGCCGGACCCATACTACTTGATGCAATCAGGTGCACAAAGCTTGCCCTTAAACGAAAAATAGGTGGAGCTCTGGAATCAATATCAGCATATGGCTTCAAGCTCCCTCCGAAACCCACCAAGATGTACAAAGCAGAGCGTTGGGTTGAAGAATTCCTGTTAGGTAAACGTAAGCGGTAGCAAAGAGGAGTAGTCTATCATAGGATTACAGAAGGTAGCTTGGCTGGAAAGGATCTAGCCTTTACCTTCCTTATTTTTGCCAGCCAGCTCATCATCTGCCTTGAGGACACTCTCGAAATCTTCGGAATATGTTTCCGGTGCCTTTTTCCGTTCTTCAAGGACATCATCTAGAATAGATGATTCTTCCTTACGGTGTTCTCTAAACAGTAGATACAAGGTAATGATGATTGTTAGTCCGACAGATGCAATAGCCATAGGAAGTGAAGAGAACAAACCTCCAATTGTATATCCAATGTAGGCCCCGGCCAGAGTAACCAATACTTTGCCACCGAAATAGCTGACTATGAATTTCAAGGCACTATATTCAGTAAAGCCTACGTATACAATCACCGGATCATCAGGCATCGGTGAAGCGGCAGCAAAGAAAAGGGCAAAAGCACCCCATTTCTCAACACGCTGTTTTTCAGCATCCAACTGTCTACGCCGTTCCTCTGAAAGAACAATTCTGGAGCTGCGTACAAGCCAATAGTGTATGGATTTTGAGGCTGTTGCTGCAAGGGCCACAATGAAGCCGATTGAAATCCAATCAATCCAAGGAAGAAGGAAAGAAGCCATACCAGCTACGACCATATTTGAGGGGGCTACTGGGGAAAGATTGAGTAACAAAGCAGCCACAAAGAGCCCTAGATGCCCTCTAAGGATAAGATCGATGATGAATTCGGTAGTATTTTGCATGGACTGGTCTTCTCCGCAAACTATGAGTCTAGTGAAACTGGTTACGGCGGATAGGTTTTCGTACTACTGGCCATTCGGTACAAGAACCATTCGTTGAGATAAGAACTCTCAGAATAACAATGTTGTTAACCAAAGAGCTCAAGATATGCATTAAGCAATTTTCGGAGCTCGTCCAAATCCGAAACAATACGGAAATCCACTTCTTTCCCCACTTCTCCTAATGTTTCGTTATATTCGATTACATTATTGTAGCTGGCCATCAAGGCCGCACGGGAATCAGGCTGTCCTGCGTTCTTATCGAACACAACAATGCGATTCTGCGGTTCGAAGTTAATTACAATACTTCGGTCCAAATCCATTTCAGCACCACAGCGAGGACAGGTGACGTGGTTTGCTTCACCGCTGCGAATGGATCTAATCAGGTTCTTGTCTTCAGAAAGGTCTACATGGTCAATGACTTCTGCCTCAAATTCATGTCCACATTTGTTGCATTCAATTTCCGCCTTCTGCGTCATTGTTTCACCTGAACCTGATGTGTTCTCACGCGATAGCGCATAATGTCTTACTTAAGACTTATGACACTACGAAATTGAAGGGTGATGAAGTGGAATTCCCGACAAAAAGTACTATGTGGGGACATTCTTCATGACAACCCTCTTCACGCCATCAAGCTGCTCAAGCGTGGCCCGAAAAGAATCCATTTCTTCAGATAGCTGAGCTGGCGAGAAGTAGCATTCATAGAAACAACGGGTACCACGAAGGCAAACCCCAGTTGAGAACAACAAATCAACCAATCCTGCTTTCTTGAAAATTTGAGATAATTCTGTCAGGAAGTCATTTGTCAATTTACCAATTTCCAAGCTCAGGAATGTAACATCTGCCGTATCGATTGGAAATATCTTGACAAGGCGGTCCTTGTGGACCAGTACCATAAGGCCTCGGTCAGTACCCATCGTGGCCTTGAAAGAATCAGGAAAGGTCACTTTCTCTGAATCATCGAAAACTAGCACGCGTCCAGCGGTTGCACCTTCGTAATCGCCTTCTTCTGCCATGATTTGTCCATCCCTTTACGTAAGAGAGCATGAAGTAAGCTCCTGCTTTTGTACTCCCACCCAAATATAAATGAAGCTCTCCTGTTTAGGAATAGCCTATGCAGGAACTATTTGGATTTGGCACAGATATTCGGGAGGTTAAGCGAGTACTAAAAGAGGTGTACTACACCGCTCGAGATCCAGAAACCAAAGAAAAGACAAAAGAACTGGTAGCTGATGTTATACGACTAGAAGAAAAGGTCGAGATGCTGCAAAGCCTTTACAACAGCAGCAGAAATGCTCGACGTATTTTGAAGGATAATAAAGCCAAAGCATTCCTCCGAAAG
This window encodes:
- a CDS encoding inositol-3-phosphate synthase, giving the protein MDSHINVALVGIGNCASALIQGLEYYKDAGFDEELIGLPHSDFGGYHVSDIEIVAAFDVTENKVGKNLAEAILAEPNNVMQFADVEELNVKVHMGKPLDGVDENLKKLVSLSDEKESDVVQVLKDSGAEIVINLLPGSAKKATEFYAQASLDAGCAFINGTPIPIASDEEWSKKFESEKIPLVGDDIQDQLGSTILHRNILQLLVARGVKVDESYQLDVGGGAESLDSHYRGRLRKRKVKSSAVGQDLPYDAPLVAGSSDYVPFMDNSRDSYFYIHGRQFGGAPIKVDIRMEVTDGPNAGPILLDAIRCTKLALKRKIGGALESISAYGFKLPPKPTKMYKAERWVEEFLLGKRKR